In Cicer arietinum cultivar CDC Frontier isolate Library 1 chromosome 7, Cicar.CDCFrontier_v2.0, whole genome shotgun sequence, a single window of DNA contains:
- the LOC101507656 gene encoding protein KTI12 homolog encodes MALVVICGQPCSGKSKAALSLAESLKESLELKQQVRIIDEDYLHLDRNQSYANMPSEKNLRGVIRSEVDRSLSKDTIIILDSLNNIKGYRYELWCLARAAGIRYCVVYCDVEEDDCRKWNRDRRERGEVNYDDLIFEDLVRRFEIPDRRNRWDSPLFELKSRDSASASVVGDAVDYITKKVDSKTRDVKILQPTIATQASRFSDANSLYELDKATQEVTNAIAEAQSRALGMLPSNAISVXXXXXXINLSRSVGLPELRRLRRTFIKLTGQTSLSGRPPPSDADSAKRMFIDYLNRELGTS; translated from the exons atggcACTTGTTGTAATTTGTGGTCAACCTTGTAGTGGAAAATCCAAAGCTGCATTAAGTTTAGCTGAATCTCTCAAAGAATCATTAGAATTGAAACAACAAGTAAGAATAATTGATGAAGATTATTTGCATCTCGATCGAAATCAAAGTTATGCGAACATGCCATCAGAGAAGAATTTAAGAGGTGTTATTAGGTCAGAAGTTGATAGGTCTTTATCAAAAGATACTATTATTATACTTGAttctttaaataatattaaggGTTATCGATACGAGCTATGGTGTTTGGCGCGTGCTGCAGGGATTAGATACTGTGTTGTTTACTGTGATGTTGAAGAGGATGATTGTAGAAAGTGGAATCGAGACCGGAGGGAGAGAGGTGAAGTTAATTATGATGATTTGATATTTGAAGATTTGGTCAGGAGGTTTGAGATACCGGATAGAAGAAACCGATGGGATTCTCCTTTGTTTGAGTTGAAATCGCGTGATTCTGCTTCTGCTTCCGTTGTAGGTGATGCTGTCGATTACATAACGAAAAAGGTGGACTCGAAAACGCGTGATGTGAAGATATTGCAACCAACAATTGCGACTCAAGCTTCGCGGTTTTCGGATGCTAATTCTCTTTATGAGTTGGATAAAGCAACACAAGAGGTTACTAATGCTATAGCAGAAGCACAGTCTCGTGCACTTGGTATGTTGCCGAGCAATGCTATTTCTGT NNNNNNNNNNNNNNNNNCAATCAATCTTTCGAGATCGGTTGGGTTGCCGGAGCTTCGTAGGTTGCGACGCACGTTCATTAAATTGACAGGGCAAACTAGTTTGAGTGGGAGGCCTCCTCCTTCCGATGCAGATAGTGCTAAAAGAATGTTTATTGATTATTTGAACAGGGAACTTGGAACTTCATGA